In a single window of the Neospora caninum Liverpool complete genome, chromosome VIIa genome:
- a CDS encoding putative enoyl-CoA hydratase/isomerase family protein yields the protein MWRHAFSRSAAIRQACQRRTRREKPTAVLAGFSSLSSLSQAEMGIVSRPVYSTLGDLSRCPSAAASKCVLSPMVKRMEPCVESNVPTQVRSTSEGLSFFTSSSSTAIVPDISPEQKSGFLPKPGYVVLTPPDHKYIEAELISGGQFAVITLNRPDAKNAINQEVLKEFETCLNLVDAHAEKESDFHALLIRSAVPGVFCGGADLKERVGMTCESSREFVDRLRSCFERLSEVPYPTIACLHGAVMGGGLELALAADFRVASVRPPPSTLPPRDLFAPLSSPCHPKDDGEKPQSASLKSRVTRQQSQKKDLPLRPALEQATHLSPDAGLSRTQEQNSLSSAGESSHGICDPPGVVASVRKGDLEKSAAKHHEKGGAAPPLSPRQRAALARKSCSWCSSLELCLPEVSLGTMPGAGGTQRLWRVVGPQKAKLLLLTGGNVGPKQAVQWGLVDVMAGHNEDEVCKIWRFSPGLRRHKADRGEPGFPRGGNETEEKQVAQRIVLEARRNRFESRQARTAGQAETGAGPGDSDVSGSRDLPQQHEAALESATDAIPAHQKKSSFETEIPDAEWEGEDAFRVGIRLACRLASLAPLSVRVTKQTANSAVDVSMKAGLVLEGKAYDRVLSSEDRSEGLLAFRERRKPKFKGK from the exons ATGTGGCGTCATGCATTTTCACGCTCAGCTGCCATTCGCCAGGCATGTCAGCGGAGGActcggcgagagaaacctACCGCGGTTCTGGCtgggttttcttctctttcttcattGTCACAAGCAGAAATGGGCATTGTGAGCAGACCTGTGTATTCGACTTTAGGGGATCTTTCCCGATGCCCGTCTGCCGCCGCGTCAAAGTGTGTCCTGTCCCCAATGGTGAAACGCATGGAACCTTGTGTTGAGAGTAACGTGCCAACACAGGTCAGAAGCACGTCAGAAGGACTCTCGTTTTTCACCAGTTCTTCATCTACCGCCATCGTGCCCGACATATCCCCTGAACAGAAGTCTGGGTTTCTCCCAAAACCGGGTTATGTCGTGCTAACACCGCCTGATCACAAGTACATTGAGGCGGAACTGATTTCCGGGGGACAGTTTGCAGTGATTACGTTGAATAGGCCGGATGCTAAGAACGCAATAAATCAAGAAGTTCTCAAAGAGTTTGAAACGTGCTTAAATCTCGTAGATGCCCATGCGGAAAAAGAATCCGATTTCCATGCGCTGCTTATCCGATCGGCAGTCCCCGGAGTGTTCTGCGGTGGTGCAGATTTGAAGGAAAGGGTGGGCATGACCTGCGAATCCAGCAGAGAATTTGTCGATCGCTTACG CTCGTGTTTCGAGCGTCTTTCCGAAGTGCCGTATCCAACAATAGCGTGCCTGCACGGAGCCGTCATGGGGGGTGGTCTCGAACTCGCTCTCGCAGCAGATTTCCGCGTTGCTTCTGTGCGTCCTCCTCCGTCTACACTTCCCCCTCGAGACTTGTTTGCCCCTCTTTCCAGTCCATGTCACCCTaaagacgacggcgaaaagCCTCAGTCGGCGTCACTGAAGTCGCGGGTTACTCGCCAACAATCTCAGAAGAAGGACCTCCCCTTGAGGCCGGCTCTCGAGCAGGCGACGCACCTGTCGCCAGACGCCGGTCTGAGTAGAACGCAAGAACAAAACAGTCTGAGCTCCGCAGGTGAGAGTTCCCACGGAATTTGCGACCCGCCGGGAGTCGTGGCGAGCGTTCGTAAGGGTGATTTGGAAAAGAGCGCCGCGAAACATCATGAGAAAGGCGGCGCAGCTCCGCCCTTGAGCCCGCGACAAAGAGCGGCACTCGCTCGGAAGTCCTGTTCGTGGTGTTCCTCACTCGAGTTGTGCCTCCCGGAAGTTTCTCTGGGCACGATGCCCGGTGCCGGCGGCACACAGAGGCTGTGGCGCGTAGTAGGTCCTCAGAAAGCGAAGCTGCTGCTCTTGACGGGCGGGAACGTTGGACCGAAGCAAGCTGTCCAGTGGGGCTTGGTCGACGTCATGGCTGGCCACAACGAAGATGAGGTTTGCAAGATATGGCGGTTCAGTCCGGGCCTGAGGCGCCACAAAGCCGACAGGGGGGAACCGGGTTTCCCGCGCGGAGGgaacgagacggaagagaagcaggtTGCGCAGCGGATTGTCctcgaggcgaggagaaatcGGTTCGAAAGTAGGCAGGCGCGCACCGCAGGCCAGGCAGAAACCGGCGCAGGGCCGGGCGACAGCGATGTTTCAGGGAGCCGAGACCTTCCACAACAACACGAAGCAGCACTGGAGAGTGCTACAGATGCCATTCCCGCACATCAGAAGAAAAGTTCGTTTGAAACGGAAATCCCGGATGCGGAGtgggagggagaagatgcGTTTCGTGTCGGAATAcgcctcgcctgccggcTCGCGTCGTTGGCCCCCCTCTCGGTGAGAGTCACCAAGCAAACGGCAAATTCCGCAGTCGATGTGAGTATGAAAGCGGGGCTTGTCCTCGAGGGCAAAGCGTATGACAGAGTCCTCTCGAGCGAGGATCGGAGCGAAGGGCTGCTGGCGTTTAGGGAACGACGCAAACCCAAGTTTAAGGGGAAGTAG